In the Bacteroidia bacterium genome, one interval contains:
- a CDS encoding tetratricopeptide repeat protein, with the protein MRKAILFYFLLLFCNYYALSQPGQEETDFSGIQNPKDIRENIKLLKNLYNHYAFKDPAKAHSYVLKAIDLAEKIHDKSEVQQLYHHMGEIYRANGNYSLAIEYFLRSLSIIKELKMVDAEIFAYNDIGNCYFEINDFDHALVYYQKGILLGKKSPKYRFALAVSLNNEGLVFTQNGDYQMALANHLKGLELRKGSNDFSLLAHSYKSIGIDYTMLNVYDSAEYFLNKSIESNYKIGDSLQLSTVNSLKGELYTINGQFAKADSCFLSAESYFKRQRAYSPLAKMYLRWAESLVKKQQYPKAETLFGFAIENAKIAKADPLISAAYQGLISLLQKTGRNDQAFEHYKKLVEMKDGILTRQMQQAFDLATSQDEIHKLDKQISAAKLDKSKADDKIKAQSFRLRVMLGVSLVGILVFILMLWTALVLRKQNKGLKIATTRAENALKAKSDFLSNMSHEIRTPMNGIVGFTDLLLSENLGIKEREFVQSIKFSADNLMVIINDILDYSKIEAGKLSLEKADFNLHALIKELSRNYHIQSKAKGLHFELKMDDNVPTMIKGDPVRMFQILGNLLNNAIKFTTEGNIYFSIKIDADGKQLSFSVKDSGIGIAPEKQKYIFEKFTQAEENITRIFGGSGLGLPIAKKLAELMEGDILVHSIIGQGSEFTLVIRNFHSEKAIVPVPSAEPKILEEKPKVLTMPTAKNNKVLSVDDNSVNQKIIGLMLKGLGYEVDFAMGGKEALDYIEKNNYLFILMDFHMPEMDGFETTRIIRALNSESKSKTPIMGVSADVFENAKNSAISSGMNAILHKPIKKDDLANLVTEILEKGQAGKLAS; encoded by the coding sequence TACTTTTTTATTTTTTACTTTTATTCTGCAATTATTATGCTCTTAGTCAGCCCGGACAAGAAGAAACTGACTTTTCAGGAATTCAAAACCCAAAAGATATTCGAGAGAACATTAAGCTCCTAAAAAATCTTTATAATCACTACGCATTTAAGGATCCCGCAAAAGCACATAGTTATGTTTTAAAAGCTATTGATTTAGCTGAGAAAATCCATGACAAATCTGAAGTTCAGCAGCTTTACCATCACATGGGTGAAATTTACCGTGCTAATGGGAATTACTCACTTGCCATCGAATACTTCCTGAGATCGCTCTCCATCATCAAAGAACTAAAAATGGTGGATGCTGAAATATTCGCTTACAACGATATCGGTAATTGCTACTTTGAAATCAATGATTTTGACCATGCCCTAGTATATTACCAAAAGGGTATTTTATTAGGTAAAAAATCTCCTAAATACCGTTTCGCTTTAGCAGTTTCACTAAACAATGAAGGTTTAGTATTTACTCAAAATGGTGATTATCAAATGGCATTAGCCAATCACTTAAAAGGTTTAGAACTTAGAAAGGGAAGTAATGATTTTAGCTTATTAGCACATTCCTATAAATCAATTGGTATAGACTATACCATGTTGAATGTTTATGATTCGGCAGAATACTTTCTTAACAAAAGCATAGAATCTAATTATAAAATTGGTGATTCCTTGCAACTCTCCACCGTGAATTCTTTGAAAGGGGAATTGTATACAATCAATGGCCAATTTGCTAAAGCTGACTCCTGCTTCTTATCAGCAGAATCATATTTTAAACGCCAAAGAGCCTATTCCCCACTTGCCAAAATGTACTTAAGATGGGCCGAAAGTCTGGTTAAAAAGCAGCAATACCCTAAAGCAGAAACTCTCTTTGGATTTGCTATTGAAAATGCTAAAATTGCCAAGGCTGACCCATTAATTAGCGCAGCCTACCAAGGACTAATTAGTCTTCTTCAAAAAACAGGAAGAAATGATCAGGCCTTTGAACATTACAAAAAACTGGTTGAGATGAAAGATGGTATTCTAACCAGACAAATGCAGCAAGCTTTTGATTTAGCAACTAGTCAGGATGAAATTCATAAACTCGATAAACAAATTTCTGCCGCCAAGCTTGATAAATCTAAAGCTGACGACAAAATCAAAGCTCAATCATTTCGACTTAGAGTGATGCTTGGTGTAAGTCTTGTAGGAATTTTAGTTTTTATTCTAATGCTTTGGACAGCCCTCGTATTACGAAAACAAAACAAAGGGCTCAAAATTGCTACAACTAGAGCAGAAAATGCCTTAAAGGCAAAATCAGACTTCCTGAGCAATATGAGTCATGAAATTAGAACTCCAATGAATGGCATTGTTGGATTCACTGATTTATTGCTATCTGAAAACCTGGGAATAAAAGAAAGAGAATTTGTGCAAAGCATCAAGTTCTCAGCCGATAATCTGATGGTTATTATCAATGACATTCTGGATTATAGCAAAATTGAAGCAGGTAAACTTTCCCTTGAAAAAGCTGACTTTAACCTTCACGCTCTTATCAAAGAACTTAGCCGAAACTATCATATTCAATCTAAAGCCAAAGGTTTACATTTTGAACTTAAAATGGACGACAATGTGCCCACCATGATCAAAGGTGACCCGGTAAGAATGTTCCAAATTTTAGGGAATTTGTTAAACAATGCTATCAAGTTTACCACCGAAGGCAATATCTATTTCTCCATCAAGATAGATGCTGACGGAAAGCAATTATCATTTTCAGTCAAAGATTCAGGAATAGGAATTGCTCCAGAAAAACAAAAATACATCTTCGAAAAATTCACCCAGGCAGAGGAAAACATTACCAGAATCTTCGGAGGTAGCGGATTAGGTCTTCCAATTGCAAAAAAACTGGCCGAATTAATGGAAGGAGATATCCTTGTTCATTCAATCATTGGCCAAGGTTCTGAATTTACCCTGGTAATCCGAAACTTCCATTCCGAAAAAGCCATCGTACCTGTACCTTCTGCTGAACCAAAAATCCTGGAAGAAAAACCCAAAGTATTGACAATGCCGACAGCAAAAAACAATAAGGTGCTGAGTGTTGACGATAATTCGGTTAACCAGAAAATTATCGGACTTATGCTTAAGGGATTAGGTTACGAAGTTGATTTTGCAATGGGTGGTAAAGAAGCCTTGGATTACATCGAGAAAAACAACTACCTCTTCATCCTTATGGATTTTCACATGCCTGAAATGGACGGGTTTGAAACTACCCGAATTATTCGTGCTCTTAATTCGGAATCCAAATCAAAAACTCCAATAATGGGAGTTTCTGCCGATGTTTTTGAAAATGCAAAAAATTCAGCTATTTCTTCAGGAATGAACGCCATTTTACATAAACCAATTAAGAAGGATGACTTAGCTAACTTAGTGACCGAAATCTTAGAAAAAGGTCAGGCTGGAAAATTAGCTTCTTAA
- a CDS encoding glycosyltransferase family 9 protein: protein MAKFLLIRFSSIGDIILTTPIIRALKEQVPEAEVHFLTKKNFVGLVKHNPYLSKVFEYDNSLASLLADLRKENYTHILDLHKNLRSAQVVISLNKPSTSFDKLNIEKWLVVNLKVNKLPKDHLVDRYFKAFSKLGIHNDNQGLNFFPDPTSQIPELPSNFSPYFMVWAIGGTHFTKRLPPESIRSTLEKITYPCILLGGKEDETTGESIAKGLPHVLNLSGLTSIDESALLIKASKLVVSNDTGMMHIAAAFRKKTISIWGNTIPEFGMYSYQEQSNVINMENSDIKCRPCSKLGFSNCPQKHFQCMKNHSIEALISNINTFWN, encoded by the coding sequence TTGGCAAAATTTTTACTTATCCGATTCAGTTCTATCGGTGATATTATTCTCACCACCCCTATTATCCGTGCGCTAAAGGAACAAGTGCCGGAAGCAGAAGTTCATTTTCTTACAAAAAAGAACTTTGTAGGGTTGGTAAAGCATAATCCATACCTATCCAAAGTTTTCGAATATGATAATTCTCTTGCTTCACTGCTGGCCGATTTAAGAAAAGAAAACTACACGCATATACTCGATTTACATAAAAACTTAAGGTCTGCACAAGTAGTTATTTCCCTTAACAAACCAAGCACCAGCTTCGATAAACTAAACATTGAAAAATGGTTGGTTGTAAATTTAAAAGTAAATAAACTTCCGAAAGATCATTTGGTTGATCGTTACTTTAAAGCCTTTTCCAAGCTCGGTATTCATAATGACAATCAAGGACTAAATTTCTTCCCTGACCCTACCTCCCAAATCCCAGAACTTCCTTCAAATTTCTCGCCATATTTCATGGTTTGGGCCATAGGTGGAACACATTTTACCAAGCGTCTTCCTCCTGAAAGCATTCGATCCACTCTTGAAAAAATCACATACCCTTGCATCCTTCTTGGAGGAAAAGAAGATGAAACCACCGGAGAATCAATAGCTAAAGGACTACCTCATGTGCTAAATCTTAGCGGTTTAACTTCAATAGATGAATCTGCCCTTCTGATTAAGGCTTCCAAACTAGTGGTATCAAACGATACCGGCATGATGCATATCGCGGCAGCATTTCGGAAAAAAACTATAAGCATTTGGGGTAACACCATTCCCGAATTCGGCATGTATTCTTATCAGGAACAATCCAATGTAATTAATATGGAAAACTCGGATATCAAATGCCGACCTTGCTCCAAACTTGGATTTTCCAATTGTCCTCAAAAACATTTCCAATGTATGAAAAACCATTCCATCGAGGCATTGATCTCCAACATCAACACCTTTTGGAATTAG